In Aquincola tertiaricarbonis, the genomic stretch AGCTGGCCTACGTGCGCGGCGACCTGGGCGGCCTGCGCGATTGGCGCCTGTTCCGCGAGACCAAGCCGCTGCGCGACCCCGAGACGCAGGAAGTGCTGGGCCATGAGGCGCGGTTCGTCGGCACCGCCGAGTTCGTGCGCCCCGGCGACACGGTGGCCACCGCCGACGGCAAGGCCCAGGTGGTGCCGGCCACGGTGCGCATCATCAGCAACCGCGAGGAAGTGGGCATCGGCGATCGCCTCGCGCCGGTGCCTTCGCGCGACTTCAGCAGCTATGCGCCGCATGCGCCGGCCAACCCGGTCAACGGCCGCATCATCGCCATCTACGGCGACGCCCTGAGCGCGGGCCAGAACCAGATCGTCTCGCTGAACCGCGGCTCGGCCGACGGCATGGAGCGTGGCCATGTGCTGTCGCTGTGGCAGCGCGGTGCCACCACGGTGGACCGCAGCGACCCCGACCGCGCCGTGATGCAGCTGCCCGACGAGCGCAACGGGCTGCTGTTCGTGTTCAGCGTGTTCGACCGCGTGTCGTACGCGCTGATCCTCCAGGTGCAGGCGCCCGTCCGGGCCGGCGATCGTTTCACCCAGCCCGACTAGGCGCTGCGCCATGACCGACCCGAATGAAGTCGGGGCGTGGCTGAGGTTGACGGCCGGAGAAGGATTGGGTCGCGCCAAGGCGCGCAAGCTGCTGGCGGCGTTCGGCAGCCCGCAGGCAGTGCTGCAGGCGGGTGAAGCCGCCATTGCCCAGGTGGCCGGGCCGGCCGCGGGCGCCTTGCTGGCGGCCGAGCCCGACGGCTTCCACACCGACCTGCTGACGCGCACGCTGGCCTGGCTGGCGCAAGGCGAAGGCCGCCAGATCGTCACGCTGGGCGATGCAGCCTACCCACCGGCGCTGTTGCAGGCGGCCGACCCGCCGCTGCTGCTCTACGCGCACGGGCGCATCGAACTGCTGCAGCGCGAGGCGGTCGCCATCGTCGGCAGCCGCAACCCGACCGCGCAAGGCCTGGACAACGCCCGCGCCTTCGGCCGGGCGCTGAGCGAAGCGGGCTGGACGGTGGTGTCCGGCCTGGCGCTGGGCATCGACGGCGCGGCGCATGAGGGCGCGCTGGGCGGCGCCGGCAGCACCGTCGCGGTGGTGGGCACCGGGCTGGACCGCATCTACCCCAGCCGGCACGAAGCCTTGACCCGCCGCATCGCCCGCGAGGGGCTGCTGCTGTCGGAGTTCGCGCTGGGCGCGCCACCGCTGGCCGAGCACTTTCCGATGCGCAACCGCATCATCGCCGGTCTGGCCCGCGGCACGCTGGTGGTGGAAGCGGCGCTGCGCTCGGGCTCGTTGATCACCGCCCGGCTGGCGCTGGAGGCGGGCCGCGACGTCTTCGCGATCCCCGGCTCCATCCACGCGGTGCAGTCCCGCGGCTGCCATGCGCTCTTGAAGCAAGGCGCCAAGCTGGTGGAGCAGGTGGACGACGTGCTGGAGGAACTGGGCGGCAGGGCACGGGTGCCGACGCCCGAAGCCGATGCAGACATGGCGGCCGTCGCCGGCGAAGGCGAATCGGACCCTGTGCTGGCCGCTCTCGGCCACGACCCCGCCACGCTGGACGCGCTGATCGCCCGCTGCGGCTGGCCGGCGCCGCAGCTGCAGGCCCGTCTGCTGGAGCTGGAGCTCGACGGCCAGGTGGTGCGCCTGCCGGGTGGTCTGTTCCAGCGCCGCGGCCTGGCCTGATACCCGTTTCGGGCAGCCCGGCACACACGCCGGAAAGGCCGTTTTGTTTCCGTCCGGCGAGCGTAAACCCGTGGGGTATAGTCAATTCATGTTCGACGTCCTCGTCTACCTGTACGAAAACTACTGGCGTCCGGACGCCTGCCCGGACCATGACCAGTTGGCGCGGAAGCTGTCCTCCGCGGGCTTCGAGTCGGACGAGATCCAGGAAGCACTGTCCTGGCTGGACGGCCTGGCCAGCGTCGCCGAGTGCTACACCGGCGAGCAGCAGCAAACCAGCATCCGCGTCTACACGCCCGCCGAGCAGGACCTGCTGGGCGAGGAGTCCATCGGCTTCATCAGCTTCCTCGAATCGGCCGGCGTGCTGCCGCCGCCGATGCGGGAGATGGTGGTCGACCGCGCCAGTGCGATCGGCGTGGCGCCGATCGCGCTGGACGACATCAAGATCATCGTGCTGATGGTCTTCTGGAGCCTGGGCAAGGAGCCCGACACGCTGGTGCTGGACGAGTTGTTCGTTGCGCCGGAAGACCGCCTCATCCACTGAGACAAGCCGCGCCGGCCCGAGCCGTCAGCTCAACAGACGCGCCGGGTCCACGTCCAGCCGCGCCAGCGCATTGCGGGTGGCGCGCACGGTCAAGGCTTCGTCCTGCGCCGGCAGCAGCAGCCCCGCCTGCAGGAAGGCCGCCAGCCGCTGCTGCTGGAACAGCACGCAGCGCCCGCTGGGCGTGACGAACAGCGACAGCTGGCGCCGCAAGCCCTGCCAGGCCAGCTGCACCGGCTCGTTGCGGCCACGGAAATCGAGCATGAACCAGCTGCCTACCTGCAGCTCGCGCGCCCAGGCCAGCATGGCGGGCGTGGGCGCCGAGCCGCCTTCGGTCGCCACTTCCAGCTCCGAGGTCTCGTGGCCCGACAGGTCCAGCACGGTCGATTCGTCGATCTGCACGTCGTCGCTGTCGGGCAGCAGCTCTTCCAGCGTTTCCAGGCGCTCCATCAGCTCCTCGAAACGGTCGTGCGGAATGGCCGCCGCCTTGGCGGTGAAAGCGGCTGCCAACGAATTGTTCAGCGCCCGCACCTGCTCGTCCTGCTTGTCGGGGGCAACGCCGGCCGAGGCCATGCCTTCGCGCAGCGTCTTCAACAGCGGCGGCAGGCGGCGGATCACTTCCGCCCGGTCTTCACGCGAGACCTTGGCGCTGGCCGACCACACGAGGTCGGCGGCGGCACGCTTCATGGCCTTGGTCTCGTCGCTCTGGCCACCGTACTTCACCGCGGTCATCGCCATCACGTCGGCCCAGACCTGGAACAGGAACTGGCGCACGCCCTCCTGCACCGGCACTTCGTTGAGCATCTTGCGCAGCTCGATCGTGTACTGGATGGCCAGCGTCTCGCGCTGCTCCACCTGCTGCGCCAGCGACACGCCCTTGCGCGTCGCCTCGTTCTCGTTCTTGAAGTAGTGCTCGAGGAATTTCTCGAACTCGGTCAGCACCGTCTGGAACACGCGGCGGCCGGTGTCGGGGTAAGCCTCCACCACCTGCACCACGCGCTTGATCTCGCGCTCCAGCGCATCGCCCACCGCGCGCGACGAGGTATCAAAGCCCATCACGCAGGCCCCCATGCGGTCGATCAGCTTGCGCGCAGGGTGGTCGGTGGTGGCAAAGAAATCGGGCTCGGAGACCGCGACGCGCAGCACCGGCATCTGCAGCCGCGCGAACCACACGCGCACCGTCGCCGGAATGCTTTCTTCGGTCAGGATGGCCTGGAACAGCAACGCCACGATCTCGATGGTGGCGCGTTCGACCGGCGTCTCGGCCGCCTTCTTCAGCGCCTGCTTGCGCTGCTGCAGGTCTTCCAGCAACGTGGGCGCGCTCACCGAGGCCGGGCCCGCACCACCCACCACAGCGGCCTGCGTCGCGCTGAACCGGCGCTGGATGCCCTGCTGCGCCAGGCCGATCGCCGCCGTCAGGCCCGGCGAGGCCGGGCGCGACGGCAGGCGTGCGTCGGTGCGCGCGAACTCGGGCAACTGCCGGCCGACCAGCCGGTTGAGCCGACCCAGCACCGCCTCGGCATGCTCGCCACCGCGCGGTAGCGCCGCTGTGGCCGTGAGCATGCGGGTGGCTTCGTCACCCCGGTGGGTGGGCTGGCCGCTGCGCAGCCCGCCCTGCACGGTTCGGCCGGCAGGGGCGCCTGCATAGCCCGCCATGCCGCCCTGCACCGTGGCGGGCAAGCCGCCCGCGCCGGTCGCCGCGGCCGCGTCGCGCGGCGGCAACTGGCCAAAGCCGGTGCCACCGCCTTGCGGCGTGCGGCGGATCATCGGCCGCAGGTCGACCTGGGGCAGCACCTGCTGCGCGGCCAGGAACTGGTTGCAGGTGTGGTACGCCCCCTGCACCAGGGCCGCCATCTCGTCGTGCAAGGCCGGCTGCAGGTCGCGCCAGCCCGCCACCGGCAGGCCGCTGCTGCACCAGGCGTCCACGGCGATGCGGGCCAGCACGTGAGCGCGCAGCATGTCGTTGGCATCCAGCTCCTCGCGCCGCTCCAGCACCGCCATGCGCGAGCGCAGGTCGGTGAACTCCCAGGAGGCGCGGTCCATGATGGCGAGCGCCAGGCGCGAGCCGAGGATCTCGCGCTCGATGGTGTCGTCGTCCACCAGGGACAGCTTGGGCTCGGCCAGCTGCGGGGCGCGCGGCAGGTCGCCCGGCCGCGAGGCCGAAACGCCGTACAGCATGGCGTTGCGCAAGGCGCCTACGCTGGCCTGGTGCCAGGCCGAACCGCGCTGCTGCAGCGCGGTGAAGGTATCGCGCCGCCGCTGCGTGGTGGTGTAGTCGGCGGGGCGGTCCTGCTGCTCGCGGGCCAGGGCTTCCACCGCCGCGAACACGCCGACGAAGCCCTTGACCAGCTCTTCCGTGTAAAGGCGCCGAACCTGCGTCGCAAGAGCGGAATAGTCGGCAGCGGTCGCCATGCGTGAGGAAGGATGTCGCTTTGTGAGTGCGAACTGACTCTACACCACAGCCCCGGCATTGGGGTCGTCAGGGTCGGCCGCCTTCGCGGCGCCGCCACCCTTGACCAGGTCTTCACGCTTGACGCCCAGCCACATCGCGATGGCCGCGGCCACGAACACCGACGAGTAGATGCCGAAGCAGATGCCGATGGTCAGCGCCATCGCGAAGTAGTGCAGCGAAGGGCCGCCGAACAGCAGCATCGACAGCACCATGATCTGCGTGGAGCCGTGGGTGATGATGGTGCGGCTGATGGTGCTGGTGATCGCGTGGTCGATGACCTGCGGCGTGTCCAGCTTGCGGAACTTGCGGAAGGCCTCGCGCACCCGGTCGAAGATCACCACCGACTCGTTCACAGAGTAGCCCAGCACCGCCAGGATGGCCGCCAGCACCGTGAGCGAGAACTCCCACTGGAAGAAGGCGAAGAAGCCCAGGATGATGACCACATCGTGCAGGTTGGCGACGATGCCGGCGACGCCGAACTTCCACTCGAAGCGCAGCGCCAGGTAGATCACGATGCCGATGATCACGAAGGCCAGCGCCTTGGCACCGTCGATCGCCAACTCGCGGCCCACCTGCGGGCCCACCACCTCGCTGCGAGACAGCTCCAGCGGCCGCTCGGCACCCTTGGCGCACTGCTGCTTGGTCGCCGGGTCGCCGGCCACGGTCACCGCCGCCGACTCCACCTGACCGCCTGCGGCCTGGCACAGGCCGGTGAACACGCGGTTCACCACCTCGGTCTGCTTGACGTCACCACGCAACGGCAGGCGTATCAGCACGTCGCGCGAGGTGCCGAAGTTCTGCACCTGCACTTCGCCGAAGCCCATGCCTTCGACCGTCTCACGCACCTTGTTGATGTCGGCCGGCTCGCTGTAAGCCACCTCCACCACCGTGCCGCCGGTGAACTCGATCGAGAAATGCAGGCCGCGGGTGACGATGAAGAACACCGCGGCCAGGAACATCACCGCCGAGATCACGTTCAGCACCAGCGCATGGCGCATGAACGGGATGTCGCGATGGATACGGAAGAACTCCATGGATGGGCTCCTGCTCGATCAGGCCTGGGCCGACTTGCCGGCGTCGCCACCCGGGCGCCACACCTGGCCGATCGACACCGACTTCAGCTTCTTCTTGCGGCCATACCAGAGGTTGACCAGACCGCGCGAGAACACCACCGCCGAGAACATCGACGTGAGGATGCCCAGGCAGTGCACCACGGCAAAGCCGCGCACCGGACCGGAACCGAAGGCCAGCAGGGCCACGCCCGCGATCAGCGTGGTGACGTTGGAGTCGAGGATGGTGCCCCAGGCGCGCTCGTAGCCGGCCTGGATCGCGGCCTGCGCTGAAGCGCCGCTGCGCAACTCCTCGCGCACCCGCTCGTTGATCAGCACGTTGGCATCGATCGCCATGCCCAGTGTCAGCGCAATGGCCGCCATGCCCGGCAGCGTGAGCGTGGCCTGCAGCATCGACAGGATGGCCACCAACAACAGCAGGTTGAAGGCCAGCGCCAGCGTGGAGAACACACCGAACAGCAGGTAGTAGCAGCACATGAACACCGCGATGGCGGCAAAGCCGTACATCACGCTGTCAAAGCCCTTGGTGATGTTCTCGGCGCCCAGGCTGGGGCCGATGGTGCGTTCTTCGACGATCTCCATCGGCGCGGCCAGCGAACCGGCGCGCAGCAACAGCGCGGTGTCGTTGGCTTCCTGCGTGGTCATGCGGCCGCTGATCTGCACCCGTCCGCCGCCGATCTCGCTGCGGATCACCGGCGCCGTCACCACCTCACCCTTGCCCTTCTCGAACAGCAGGATGGCCATGCGCTTGCCGATGTTCTCGCGCGTGATGTCGCGGAACACGCGGGCACCCTTGGCATCCAGCGTCAGGTGCACGGCGGGTTCCTGCGTCTGGCCGTCGAAGCCGGCTTGCGCGTCGGTCAGATTCTCACCGGTGAGGATGACCTGACGCTTGACGATCAGCGGCGCGCCACCGCGCTCGACGTAACGTTCGGTGCCGAAGGGCACCGGCGCCGACCCGATGGCCGCGGCGGCCGCTTCGGTGCTGTCGTCCACCAGACGCACTTCCAGCGTGGCGGTGCGGCCGATGATGTCCTTGGCCTTGGCCGTGTCCTGCACGCCCGGCAACTGCACCACGACGCGGTCTGCGCCCTGCTGCTGGATGACCGGCTCGGCCACGCCCAGCTCGTTCACGCGGTTGTGCAGCGTGGTGATGTTTTGCTTCAGCGCCGCCTGCTGAACGGCGATCGCTGCCTGCGGCTTGAGCGATCCGGTGAGTTGCAGGTCGCCGCTGCCCGCGGTGCCCTGGTCCCATTGCAGGTCGGGCAGCGCAGGTGCCAGTGCGGCCTGCGCGGCATTCAGCGTCGCGGCATCACGGAAGGTGACGCGCACCACGTTGCCATCACGCACGATGCCGGTGTGGCGGATGTTCTTCTCGCGCAGCAGCGAACGGATGTCGCCCGTCAGCGCCTCGGCCCGCTTGGTCAGCGCGGCCTTCATGTCCACCTGCATCAGGAAGTAGACGCCACCACGCAGGTCCAAGCCCAGGTACATGGGCAGCGCACGCATCGACGTCAGCCACGCCGGCGAGCGGCTCACCAGGTTGAGCGCGACGATGTAGGAAGGATCGTTGGCATCGGGATTCAGCGCCTTCGACAGCACGTCCTTGGCGCGGATCTGGGTATCGGTGTCGCCGAAGCGGGCACGCACCGAGTTGCCG encodes the following:
- the secD gene encoding protein translocase subunit SecD; protein product: MNRYPWWKYAMLVVAFVIGLLYTLPNFFGEAPAVQVSSGKVTLKIDSSLVPRVEKALADAQLQPDFVQFDGNSVRARFGDTDTQIRAKDVLSKALNPDANDPSYIVALNLVSRSPAWLTSMRALPMYLGLDLRGGVYFLMQVDMKAALTKRAEALTGDIRSLLREKNIRHTGIVRDGNVVRVTFRDAATLNAAQAALAPALPDLQWDQGTAGSGDLQLTGSLKPQAAIAVQQAALKQNITTLHNRVNELGVAEPVIQQQGADRVVVQLPGVQDTAKAKDIIGRTATLEVRLVDDSTEAAAAAIGSAPVPFGTERYVERGGAPLIVKRQVILTGENLTDAQAGFDGQTQEPAVHLTLDAKGARVFRDITRENIGKRMAILLFEKGKGEVVTAPVIRSEIGGGRVQISGRMTTQEANDTALLLRAGSLAAPMEIVEERTIGPSLGAENITKGFDSVMYGFAAIAVFMCCYYLLFGVFSTLALAFNLLLLVAILSMLQATLTLPGMAAIALTLGMAIDANVLINERVREELRSGASAQAAIQAGYERAWGTILDSNVTTLIAGVALLAFGSGPVRGFAVVHCLGILTSMFSAVVFSRGLVNLWYGRKKKLKSVSIGQVWRPGGDAGKSAQA
- the dprA gene encoding DNA-processing protein DprA, whose protein sequence is MTDPNEVGAWLRLTAGEGLGRAKARKLLAAFGSPQAVLQAGEAAIAQVAGPAAGALLAAEPDGFHTDLLTRTLAWLAQGEGRQIVTLGDAAYPPALLQAADPPLLLYAHGRIELLQREAVAIVGSRNPTAQGLDNARAFGRALSEAGWTVVSGLALGIDGAAHEGALGGAGSTVAVVGTGLDRIYPSRHEALTRRIAREGLLLSEFALGAPPLAEHFPMRNRIIAGLARGTLVVEAALRSGSLITARLALEAGRDVFAIPGSIHAVQSRGCHALLKQGAKLVEQVDDVLEELGGRARVPTPEADADMAAVAGEGESDPVLAALGHDPATLDALIARCGWPAPQLQARLLELELDGQVVRLPGGLFQRRGLA
- a CDS encoding LysM peptidoglycan-binding domain-containing protein — translated: MIRRSLRPRPAGPLAGAVRVGAGLLALAAAATATAQATLPVTPAQRSTAQQVAQQGVPFEELAPDAPDSYTVKSGDTLWRISGLFLRKPWRWPELWGMNLADIRNPHLIYPGQVLWLDRSGDRARLRLGQPVGGGSNATVKLSPRVRSGPVGNDAISSVPLHLIAPFLNEAVVFNTDELGGAPRVVAAPEGRVLMSRGELAYVRGDLGGLRDWRLFRETKPLRDPETQEVLGHEARFVGTAEFVRPGDTVATADGKAQVVPATVRIISNREEVGIGDRLAPVPSRDFSSYAPHAPANPVNGRIIAIYGDALSAGQNQIVSLNRGSADGMERGHVLSLWQRGATTVDRSDPDRAVMQLPDERNGLLFVFSVFDRVSYALILQVQAPVRAGDRFTQPD
- a CDS encoding DUF494 family protein; this encodes MFDVLVYLYENYWRPDACPDHDQLARKLSSAGFESDEIQEALSWLDGLASVAECYTGEQQQTSIRVYTPAEQDLLGEESIGFISFLESAGVLPPPMREMVVDRASAIGVAPIALDDIKIIVLMVFWSLGKEPDTLVLDELFVAPEDRLIH
- the secF gene encoding protein translocase subunit SecF, which codes for MEFFRIHRDIPFMRHALVLNVISAVMFLAAVFFIVTRGLHFSIEFTGGTVVEVAYSEPADINKVRETVEGMGFGEVQVQNFGTSRDVLIRLPLRGDVKQTEVVNRVFTGLCQAAGGQVESAAVTVAGDPATKQQCAKGAERPLELSRSEVVGPQVGRELAIDGAKALAFVIIGIVIYLALRFEWKFGVAGIVANLHDVVIILGFFAFFQWEFSLTVLAAILAVLGYSVNESVVIFDRVREAFRKFRKLDTPQVIDHAITSTISRTIITHGSTQIMVLSMLLFGGPSLHYFAMALTIGICFGIYSSVFVAAAIAMWLGVKREDLVKGGGAAKAADPDDPNAGAVV
- a CDS encoding DUF1631 family protein; its protein translation is MATAADYSALATQVRRLYTEELVKGFVGVFAAVEALAREQQDRPADYTTTQRRRDTFTALQQRGSAWHQASVGALRNAMLYGVSASRPGDLPRAPQLAEPKLSLVDDDTIEREILGSRLALAIMDRASWEFTDLRSRMAVLERREELDANDMLRAHVLARIAVDAWCSSGLPVAGWRDLQPALHDEMAALVQGAYHTCNQFLAAQQVLPQVDLRPMIRRTPQGGGTGFGQLPPRDAAAATGAGGLPATVQGGMAGYAGAPAGRTVQGGLRSGQPTHRGDEATRMLTATAALPRGGEHAEAVLGRLNRLVGRQLPEFARTDARLPSRPASPGLTAAIGLAQQGIQRRFSATQAAVVGGAGPASVSAPTLLEDLQQRKQALKKAAETPVERATIEIVALLFQAILTEESIPATVRVWFARLQMPVLRVAVSEPDFFATTDHPARKLIDRMGACVMGFDTSSRAVGDALEREIKRVVQVVEAYPDTGRRVFQTVLTEFEKFLEHYFKNENEATRKGVSLAQQVEQRETLAIQYTIELRKMLNEVPVQEGVRQFLFQVWADVMAMTAVKYGGQSDETKAMKRAAADLVWSASAKVSREDRAEVIRRLPPLLKTLREGMASAGVAPDKQDEQVRALNNSLAAAFTAKAAAIPHDRFEELMERLETLEELLPDSDDVQIDESTVLDLSGHETSELEVATEGGSAPTPAMLAWARELQVGSWFMLDFRGRNEPVQLAWQGLRRQLSLFVTPSGRCVLFQQQRLAAFLQAGLLLPAQDEALTVRATRNALARLDVDPARLLS